The following coding sequences lie in one Thermosulfuriphilus ammonigenes genomic window:
- a CDS encoding ABC transporter ATP-binding protein has protein sequence MIKIIDLHKSFGAQEVLRGVNLEIPKGKITFIMGQSGQGKSVLLKHIIGLIRPDSGQILVDGLDITGLSLKELYRVRKRFGMLFQDAALFDSMTVAENVAFPLREHTRLSETEIAKKVEEKLALVGLLEAADKLPSELSGGMRKRAGLARALALDPEIILFDEPTTGLDPIMTASINRLIKESQQRHQLTCVVISHDIPSALTIADKIAMLHQGVIIEEGDPESIKSSSHPFVRRFFEGVAEEEGGIS, from the coding sequence ATGATTAAGATCATTGATCTCCATAAGTCCTTTGGGGCCCAAGAGGTTTTACGGGGGGTTAATCTGGAGATCCCCAAGGGGAAGATTACCTTCATCATGGGGCAGAGCGGGCAGGGGAAAAGTGTCCTTCTTAAACATATCATTGGCCTTATAAGGCCGGATTCGGGCCAGATTTTGGTAGACGGCCTAGATATAACCGGCCTTTCCCTCAAAGAACTTTACAGAGTGCGGAAGCGTTTCGGTATGCTTTTCCAGGATGCCGCCCTCTTTGACTCCATGACCGTGGCTGAGAACGTGGCCTTTCCCCTGAGGGAGCATACCCGGCTCTCCGAGACGGAGATCGCGAAAAAAGTAGAGGAAAAGCTGGCCCTGGTGGGGCTTCTTGAGGCGGCGGATAAGCTTCCTTCAGAGCTCTCTGGCGGAATGAGGAAGCGAGCCGGTCTGGCCAGGGCCCTGGCCCTTGATCCGGAAATCATTCTCTTTGATGAACCCACTACCGGGCTTGATCCCATCATGACGGCCTCCATTAACCGGCTTATCAAGGAGAGCCAGCAACGACATCAGCTCACCTGTGTGGTTATCAGCCACGATATCCCCAGCGCCCTTACCATTGCCGACAAGATTGCCATGCTTCACCAGGGGGTTATCATCGAAGAAGGGGATCCGGAAAGTA